The nucleotide window CCTACTACCGGGTTTCCTTTTACTGGTCCGAGACAGGGGAGAATGGAACAGGCGTGCCAATTGAGTTAACCGGGCAACTATCCTACCATCGAGCCTTCATGCTCGGCACCAACGATCAGAACCTACGCTGCATCGCCCTGATGGGTATAATCGGCAAAAAGGTTCATTGTTCTATCCATACACGTCGTTCATCTGTATGCCGTGATTTTGCCCCCTCATGGCAGGACGGAACTCCACATCCGGCTTGCGACAAAGCCCGTGCAAAATTCAACCTTGACCCTCTCCAGCCTCACCATTGGCACACTCACACACCCAGAAACTTGCCTCGAGCCGCCTGAGACCTCTTTACAAAGCGACCACCAAAAGTATCATTTTTGTAAATGGCAGAAGATACCGATAGTGATTAAAAAGGTTTCGCCAAGACGATATCACTTGGCCTTACAGAACAGCCTGTTCGCGATATCGGCATGCTTCTCGGTGTTTTTGGCAGCTGGCAGTTGCCCACATATTTTTCTATAATCAGACTAGCCCAAACTGAAGAAAAGACGTATATTTCGGTTGTTCATGTAGGTATTTATACTGCGCAAAGTTTTACAAATAACGTTTTAACTCTAGCCCTCGTACCTCTTATATGGCTTTGCAATCTACACGCAACATAGTTACCATCAGCCTGTTCTGCTGCCTTGGCGCCCTGACTTCAACATATAGT belongs to Desulfobulbaceae bacterium and includes:
- a CDS encoding YkgJ family cysteine cluster protein; protein product: MTSPSSNPCLQCGACCAYYRVSFYWSETGENGTGVPIELTGQLSYHRAFMLGTNDQNLRCIALMGIIGKKVHCSIHTRRSSVCRDFAPSWQDGTPHPACDKARAKFNLDPLQPHHWHTHTPRNLPRAA